The Catenulispora sp. MAP5-51 genome window below encodes:
- a CDS encoding MFS transporter produces the protein MADSDKAPLPRHFWWYFVAGAVSWLGDGVIVVGFPLLAAGLTSSPLGIAAVIVTQRLAPMLLSLPAGALADRWNARLTAVLTNVAQALLFAVAAVLVAGNHIGLVSLIVIAFLADALGTLFTCANGALLADVVEPEHYGTANTWIRAANTLIAFVVGPGVGGLLYATGRQLPLIIDACSFLAAAVLLASLRLPNSRPRPARADRHFLTEVKDGIRISFGPGPMRLMAAMIGTMTVVQAGSVAAIVVLGTQTVGLGKTGFGWTLAAGNVAAVAVMLSIGRLAKLRTSSAVLVCLVFGIIGELLLGTAHSGPQISVGLAMDAAGVLIIGVALTTARMRLVPREMLGRMTGGYQTVMYTAGTVGTLVGGALAESSGRLPYLVCAAVYAAVLATSFRRVRGLDAQPEPAPAPVVIPAQGGATVEVVD, from the coding sequence ATGGCGGACTCTGACAAGGCACCGCTCCCCCGCCATTTCTGGTGGTACTTCGTCGCCGGCGCGGTGTCCTGGCTCGGCGACGGCGTCATCGTCGTCGGCTTCCCCCTGCTGGCCGCCGGGCTCACCTCCTCGCCGCTGGGGATCGCGGCCGTCATCGTCACCCAGCGGCTGGCCCCGATGCTGCTCTCGCTGCCGGCCGGGGCGCTGGCCGACCGCTGGAACGCCCGGCTGACCGCGGTACTCACCAACGTCGCGCAGGCGCTGCTGTTCGCGGTCGCCGCGGTACTGGTGGCCGGGAACCACATCGGGCTGGTCTCGCTGATCGTCATCGCCTTCCTCGCCGACGCGCTGGGGACGCTGTTCACCTGCGCCAACGGCGCGCTGCTCGCGGACGTCGTGGAACCGGAGCACTACGGCACGGCCAACACCTGGATCCGGGCCGCCAACACGCTGATCGCGTTCGTCGTCGGCCCCGGTGTCGGCGGCCTGCTCTACGCCACCGGCCGCCAGCTGCCGCTGATCATCGACGCCTGCTCGTTCCTGGCCGCGGCCGTGCTGCTGGCCTCGCTGCGGCTGCCGAACTCCCGTCCGCGGCCGGCCCGCGCCGACCGGCACTTCCTCACCGAGGTGAAGGACGGCATCCGGATCTCCTTCGGCCCGGGCCCCATGCGCCTGATGGCCGCGATGATCGGCACGATGACGGTGGTCCAGGCCGGCTCGGTGGCGGCGATCGTGGTCCTGGGCACGCAGACCGTGGGGCTGGGCAAGACCGGCTTCGGCTGGACGCTGGCAGCCGGGAACGTCGCGGCGGTGGCCGTGATGCTGTCCATCGGGCGGCTCGCCAAGCTGCGGACGTCCTCGGCCGTGCTGGTCTGCCTGGTCTTCGGGATCATCGGCGAACTGCTGCTGGGCACCGCGCACAGCGGCCCGCAGATCTCGGTCGGCCTGGCCATGGACGCCGCCGGGGTCCTGATCATCGGCGTCGCGCTGACCACCGCGCGCATGCGCCTGGTCCCCCGGGAGATGCTCGGCCGGATGACCGGCGGCTACCAGACGGTGATGTACACCGCCGGCACGGTCGGCACCCTGGTCGGCGGGGCGCTGGCCGAATCCAGCGGGCGGCTGCCGTACCTGGTGTGCGCCGCGGTCTACGCCGCGGTGCTGGCGACCAGCTTCCGGCGGGTCCGCGGGCTGGACGCGCAGCCCGAGCCGGCCCCCGCGCCGGTGGTCATCCCGGCGCAGGGCGGCGCGACCGTCGAGGTCGTGGACTGA
- a CDS encoding NAD(P)/FAD-dependent oxidoreductase: MLDVLIVGGGPIGLATACYAARAGLTVAVAEPRTGPIDKACGEGLMPPAVAALRALGVDPPGRQLRGIRYRDTGHSVDAEFRSGPGRGVRRTTLHEALAKRAESAGVVVLPERVTEFRQSGGCVEASGIAARYLVAADGLHSPVRRACGLDPAPAPARNARYGLRRHFQTAPWTDFVEVYWSDRVAGASGASGATGAAATVASGAFGASEAYVTPVDDGLVGVAILGPPGASFSDRLAAFPELRERLAGAEAGPVRGAGPLRQAVRRRVAPGGRILLVGDASGYVDALTGEGISVGLAQARVLAACLAAGRPGDYERQWRRVSRRSNVLTAALLAARRNPVLGPRVVPAAGALPAVFGGAVRLITG, translated from the coding sequence GTGCTCGACGTCCTGATCGTCGGCGGCGGCCCGATCGGTCTGGCGACAGCCTGCTACGCGGCCCGGGCGGGGCTCACGGTGGCCGTCGCCGAGCCGCGGACCGGCCCGATCGACAAAGCCTGCGGCGAAGGGCTGATGCCGCCGGCGGTGGCCGCGCTGCGGGCGCTCGGCGTGGATCCGCCCGGCCGGCAGCTGCGCGGCATCAGGTACCGCGACACGGGCCACAGCGTGGACGCGGAGTTCCGCAGCGGCCCGGGACGCGGGGTCCGGCGCACGACCCTGCACGAGGCGCTGGCGAAGCGCGCGGAGAGCGCCGGAGTCGTGGTGCTGCCCGAGCGCGTCACGGAGTTCCGGCAGTCCGGCGGTTGTGTGGAGGCCTCGGGGATCGCGGCGCGCTACCTCGTGGCCGCCGACGGCCTGCACTCCCCCGTCCGGCGCGCCTGCGGCCTGGACCCGGCGCCGGCGCCGGCCCGGAATGCACGTTACGGCCTGCGCCGGCACTTCCAGACCGCGCCGTGGACCGACTTCGTCGAGGTCTACTGGTCGGACCGGGTCGCGGGCGCGAGCGGTGCATCCGGCGCGACCGGCGCGGCGGCCACGGTGGCCTCGGGGGCCTTCGGGGCCTCGGAGGCCTATGTCACCCCGGTCGACGACGGCCTGGTCGGCGTGGCGATCCTCGGCCCGCCCGGCGCGTCCTTCTCCGACCGGCTGGCGGCCTTCCCGGAGCTGCGAGAGCGGCTCGCCGGGGCCGAGGCCGGGCCGGTGCGCGGCGCCGGGCCGCTGCGGCAGGCCGTGCGCCGCCGGGTCGCGCCGGGCGGCCGGATCCTGCTGGTCGGCGACGCCTCGGGCTACGTGGACGCGCTGACCGGCGAGGGCATCAGCGTCGGGCTGGCCCAGGCCCGGGTGCTCGCGGCGTGCCTGGCGGCCGGCCGGCCCGGGGACTACGAGCGACAGTGGCGGCGCGTGTCCCGGCGCTCCAACGTGTTGACCGCCGCGCTGCTGGCAGCCCGCCGCAACCCGGTGCTGGGCCCGCGCGTCGTCCCGGCGGCCGGGGCGCTCCCGGCGGTGTTCGGCGGAGCGGTGCGGCTCATCACCGGCTGA
- a CDS encoding isoprenylcysteine carboxyl methyltransferase family protein, translating to MIVYYALVIATCFERLAELVVAKRNAAWSLARGGVETGRGHYPPMVLLHTGLLAGCLIEPAVAHRSFVPALGIPMLVLAVGSQALRWWCIRTLGHQWNTRVIVVPGLALVDAGPYRWFAHPNYVAVVVEGFALPLAGSAWVTAACFTVLNAVLLTVRLRCETRALGSVEELCSTS from the coding sequence ATGATCGTCTACTACGCGCTGGTGATCGCCACGTGCTTCGAACGGCTCGCGGAACTGGTCGTGGCCAAGCGGAACGCGGCCTGGAGCCTGGCGCGCGGCGGCGTGGAGACCGGCCGCGGGCACTACCCGCCGATGGTGCTGCTGCACACCGGGCTGCTCGCCGGCTGCCTGATCGAGCCGGCGGTCGCGCACCGGTCGTTCGTCCCGGCGCTCGGGATCCCGATGCTGGTGCTCGCGGTCGGCTCGCAGGCCCTGCGCTGGTGGTGCATCAGGACCCTGGGGCACCAGTGGAACACCCGCGTCATCGTGGTGCCGGGGCTGGCGTTGGTGGATGCCGGGCCCTACCGGTGGTTCGCGCACCCGAACTACGTGGCGGTCGTGGTCGAGGGCTTCGCCCTGCCGCTGGCCGGTTCGGCGTGGGTGACCGCGGCGTGCTTCACGGTGCTGAACGCCGTGCTGCTGACCGTGCGGCTGCGGTGCGAGACCAGGGCGCTGGGCTCGGTGGAAGAGCTGTGCTCGACGTCCTGA
- a CDS encoding type III polyketide synthase, which produces MSRIAAVTSALPAHRHRQDDLAAATADLCALPANRRALLDRLYANAGVDTRHTVLPLTGYRRLENIEGTNDAYIEHATELGEQAVDSALRQAGVAAEDVDLFVTTSVTGVSVPSLDARLVPRLGMRPDVKRVPMFGLGCVAGAAGLARIHDYLMAWPDHTAVLLAVELCSLSVPMVDATVPDLVVSALFGDGAGAVVVRGANRSGTGVRIVATRSELCPNTHDVLGWHLGPRGFRIVLTTELAEVVERELGGVVKRFLGDHGLQVPDVAAWVVHPGGPKVIDAVRDSLELAEDRVATARAALAEAGNLSSASIVHVLGKELAAPDAGPGPMVIVGLGPGVSIELLLLERLG; this is translated from the coding sequence TTGTCCCGCATCGCGGCAGTCACCTCGGCGCTCCCCGCCCACCGTCATCGCCAGGACGACCTGGCCGCCGCGACCGCCGATCTGTGCGCGCTCCCGGCGAACCGCCGGGCCCTGCTGGACCGGCTGTACGCCAACGCCGGGGTCGACACCCGGCACACCGTGCTCCCGCTGACCGGCTACCGGCGCCTGGAGAACATCGAGGGCACCAACGACGCCTACATCGAGCACGCCACCGAACTCGGCGAACAGGCCGTCGACAGCGCCCTGCGACAGGCCGGGGTGGCCGCGGAGGACGTGGACCTGTTCGTCACGACCTCGGTGACCGGCGTGTCGGTCCCCTCCCTGGACGCCCGGCTGGTGCCGCGGCTCGGGATGCGGCCGGACGTGAAGCGGGTGCCGATGTTCGGCCTGGGGTGCGTGGCCGGCGCGGCGGGGCTCGCGCGCATCCACGACTACCTGATGGCCTGGCCGGACCACACCGCGGTCCTGCTGGCGGTCGAGCTGTGCTCGCTGAGCGTGCCGATGGTGGATGCCACGGTGCCCGATCTGGTGGTCAGCGCCCTGTTCGGCGACGGCGCCGGGGCGGTGGTGGTGCGCGGCGCCAACCGGAGCGGCACGGGCGTCCGGATCGTCGCGACCCGCAGCGAGCTGTGCCCGAACACCCACGACGTGCTCGGCTGGCACCTGGGCCCGCGCGGCTTCCGCATCGTGCTGACCACCGAGCTCGCCGAGGTCGTGGAGCGCGAACTCGGCGGCGTGGTCAAGCGCTTCCTGGGCGACCACGGACTGCAGGTCCCCGATGTGGCCGCCTGGGTCGTGCACCCCGGCGGCCCGAAGGTGATCGACGCGGTGCGCGACTCGCTGGAGCTGGCCGAGGACCGGGTCGCCACGGCGCGCGCCGCCCTGGCCGAGGCCGGCAACCTGTCCTCGGCCTCGATCGTGCACGTGCTGGGCAAGGAGCTGGCCGCGCCGGACGCCGGGCCGGGCCCGATGGTGATCGTGGGCCTGGGTCCCGGGGTGAGCATCGAGCTGCTGCTGCTGGAGCGGCTCGGATGA
- a CDS encoding UbiA family prenyltransferase produces MPILKALFRTCHPLPSVAVTAMFAALIVQAAPHGIGPVAAIPAVLLGEFSIGWSNDYFDAARDAMAGRTDKPIVAGAISQRTVLIAGVVAVTASVALAFSINSACGTVDLTQMAAGWFYNAGLKITPVSGLAYAVGFGLIPEFATSTAPGIPAARPAVLIAAALLGVGGHLANALPDLEGDRIAGVRGLPNVLADRFGVPAVRVITVLLLLGASGFLAFSGSPWLWLGFTLCAALAWLGLSAEGRAPFLAALAIAGIDVAMFVFGGVPLS; encoded by the coding sequence ATGCCGATCCTCAAAGCACTGTTCCGGACCTGCCATCCTCTGCCCTCGGTCGCGGTCACGGCCATGTTCGCGGCGCTGATCGTCCAGGCCGCGCCGCACGGCATCGGCCCGGTCGCGGCGATCCCGGCCGTGCTCCTCGGCGAGTTCTCGATCGGCTGGTCGAACGACTACTTCGACGCCGCGCGCGACGCCATGGCCGGCCGGACCGACAAACCGATCGTCGCCGGGGCGATCTCGCAGCGGACGGTGCTCATCGCCGGCGTGGTGGCGGTGACGGCCTCGGTGGCGCTGGCGTTCTCGATCAACAGCGCCTGCGGCACCGTGGATCTCACCCAGATGGCGGCGGGCTGGTTCTACAACGCCGGACTGAAGATCACTCCGGTGTCGGGGCTGGCGTACGCGGTCGGGTTCGGGCTGATCCCGGAGTTCGCGACGAGCACCGCCCCGGGCATCCCGGCGGCGCGGCCCGCGGTGCTGATCGCGGCGGCGCTGCTCGGGGTCGGCGGCCACCTGGCCAACGCGCTGCCGGACCTGGAGGGCGACCGGATCGCCGGAGTCCGGGGGCTGCCGAACGTGCTGGCGGACCGCTTCGGGGTGCCGGCGGTGCGCGTCATCACGGTCCTGCTGTTACTCGGCGCCTCGGGGTTCCTGGCGTTCTCCGGCTCGCCGTGGCTGTGGCTGGGATTCACCCTGTGCGCCGCGCTGGCCTGGCTGGGCCTGAGCGCCGAGGGCCGCGCGCCGTTCCTGGCGGCGCTGGCCATCGCCGGGATCGACGTGGCGATGTTCGTCTTCGGCGGCGTGCCGCTGTCCTGA
- a CDS encoding cyclopropane-fatty-acyl-phospholipid synthase family protein, translating into MRLALRGGTLLERVALRANLVPTPAAEAWGGVAASGVLVAAVRTGVVARLAGAPATPEQIARDLCLAPTPTRLLVDCLVAAGHARRSQDGTVRLARRDRRWLDPESEVGVARFVNACGDYFDWWRDLDGVIETGASVEQHDRGAEDPYWRRYILGQLDLARLFAPEVARRLALPENAASVLDVGGGHGWYSAMLCRRHPGLTATVLDLPGSARVGREVIEAAGLADTVAFLDGDARTAEFPGGQDAVLCFNLLHHLTEAEIPELFARAAEALKPGGTLAVLDAFAEPPGGGGAGVGSWSGSRSWSRPQSWSRSRSNAAAAYLALFVRLTSGSTVHSPAALRTWLAGAGFDPPRAVRSARIPGLALYQACKRW; encoded by the coding sequence ATGCGACTGGCCCTGCGTGGCGGCACCCTATTGGAGCGCGTCGCCCTGCGCGCCAACCTAGTCCCGACTCCGGCCGCCGAGGCGTGGGGTGGTGTTGCGGCCTCTGGCGTGTTGGTGGCGGCGGTGCGCACGGGGGTCGTCGCGCGCCTGGCCGGTGCGCCGGCCACGCCCGAGCAGATCGCCCGGGACCTGTGCCTGGCGCCGACGCCGACCCGGCTGCTGGTCGACTGCCTGGTCGCGGCCGGGCACGCGCGCAGGTCCCAGGACGGCACGGTGCGCCTGGCCCGGCGCGACCGGCGCTGGCTGGACCCGGAGTCCGAGGTGGGCGTCGCACGGTTCGTGAACGCCTGCGGCGACTACTTCGACTGGTGGCGGGACCTGGACGGGGTGATAGAGACCGGCGCCTCCGTGGAGCAGCACGACCGGGGAGCCGAGGACCCCTATTGGCGCCGCTACATCCTGGGCCAGCTGGACCTGGCGCGGCTGTTCGCCCCCGAGGTGGCGCGGCGGCTGGCGCTGCCGGAGAACGCCGCCAGCGTGCTGGACGTCGGCGGCGGCCACGGCTGGTACTCGGCGATGCTGTGCCGGCGGCACCCCGGTCTCACGGCGACCGTGCTGGACCTGCCCGGCAGCGCGCGGGTCGGGCGGGAGGTGATCGAGGCGGCGGGGCTGGCCGACACGGTGGCCTTCCTCGACGGCGACGCCCGGACCGCCGAGTTCCCGGGCGGCCAGGACGCGGTGCTGTGTTTCAACCTGCTGCACCACCTCACCGAGGCCGAGATCCCGGAGCTGTTCGCCCGCGCCGCCGAGGCGCTCAAGCCCGGCGGGACGCTGGCCGTGCTGGACGCCTTCGCCGAGCCGCCCGGGGGCGGCGGGGCTGGGGTCGGGTCCTGGTCCGGGTCTCGGTCATGGTCCCGGCCTCAGTCCTGGTCCCGGTCCCGCTCCAACGCGGCCGCCGCGTACCTGGCACTGTTCGTCCGGCTCACCTCCGGCTCGACGGTGCACTCCCCGGCCGCGCTCCGGACCTGGCTGGCCGGCGCCGGATTCGACCCGCCGCGGGCGGTGCGTTCCGCCCGGATCCCGGGCCTGGCGCTCTACCAGGCCTGTAAGCGTTGGTGA